A single region of the Microbulbifer sp. MKSA007 genome encodes:
- a CDS encoding cbb3-type cytochrome c oxidase subunit 3: MTIETLREIGLVLGSVAFLAICWWAFSPKRKKRFEEDANLPFADEERQADKDKSAAQQDESNSGDKPGANRKQGQDK; this comes from the coding sequence GTGACTATTGAAACTTTGCGGGAAATCGGTCTGGTTCTGGGCTCTGTGGCTTTTCTGGCTATCTGCTGGTGGGCCTTCTCTCCGAAGCGCAAGAAGCGCTTCGAAGAAGATGCCAATTTGCCATTTGCCGATGAAGAGCGACAAGCCGACAAGGACAAGTCGGCCGCTCAGCAGGACGAATCCAATTCCGGGGATAAACCCGGAGCCAATCGAAAACAGGGGCAGGATAAGTAA
- the ccoP gene encoding cytochrome-c oxidase, cbb3-type subunit III produces MSTFWSVWVIVLTLANLALITWVLFANRKVAVDDQAEPENKTTGHVYDGIEEYDNPLPKWWFMLFVATLVFSAGYLVVYPGLGNFKGFGNWTSVGALEASQAKAQERFHETFGKYENMPIEQIAQSPEALKMGSRIFANNCAVCHGADAGGNFGFPNLTDNAWLYGGTPEKILETLYNGRQGMMPPQGPVIGEEGVRNATEYVLSLNGLEHDTAMAAEGQKVFNTVCMACHGMDAKGNQMLGAPNLTDDIWLYGSNREQIQHTIRGGRTNMMPAQKDKLREDKIRLVAAYVYSLSQQEEEKQ; encoded by the coding sequence ATGAGTACATTCTGGAGTGTGTGGGTAATTGTGCTCACCCTCGCCAATCTGGCGTTGATTACCTGGGTGCTGTTCGCCAACCGAAAGGTGGCAGTGGATGACCAGGCTGAACCGGAAAACAAAACCACGGGCCACGTTTACGACGGCATCGAGGAATACGACAACCCGCTGCCCAAGTGGTGGTTCATGTTGTTCGTCGCCACCCTGGTGTTCTCTGCGGGATATCTGGTGGTTTACCCGGGTCTGGGTAACTTCAAAGGTTTCGGCAACTGGACTTCTGTCGGTGCATTGGAAGCTTCCCAGGCTAAGGCTCAGGAGAGATTCCACGAGACCTTCGGTAAGTACGAGAATATGCCGATCGAGCAGATTGCGCAGAGCCCTGAAGCTCTCAAGATGGGTTCCCGGATCTTCGCTAACAACTGTGCGGTATGTCACGGTGCAGATGCCGGTGGTAACTTCGGCTTCCCGAACCTGACTGATAACGCCTGGCTGTACGGCGGCACTCCGGAGAAAATCCTGGAAACCCTGTACAACGGTCGTCAGGGCATGATGCCTCCTCAGGGTCCGGTGATCGGTGAAGAAGGTGTTAGAAATGCGACAGAGTATGTTCTCTCCCTGAACGGCCTGGAGCATGACACCGCCATGGCCGCCGAAGGTCAGAAGGTATTCAACACCGTGTGTATGGCTTGTCACGGTATGGATGCCAAAGGCAACCAAATGCTGGGTGCGCCGAACCTGACCGACGACATCTGGCTGTACGGTAGCAATCGCGAACAGATCCAACACACTATTCGCGGTGGTCGTACAAATATGATGCCCGCGCAAAAAGACAAATTGCGTGAAGACAAAATCCGCCTCGTAGCGGCCTATGTCTACAGCCTGTCCCAGCAGGAAGAAGAAAAGCAGTAA
- the ccoG gene encoding cytochrome c oxidase accessory protein CcoG has protein sequence MSDLIPTREEQEGDGEVRYRMLYESEDKVYIRHIKGVFTRVRKYTGLPLLLAFFFLPWINIDGRQSVFFDLPTRQFHIFWTTFGPQDGFLLGWLLIIAAFALFAVTTLLGRVWCGFTCPQTVWTMMFIWAERVCEGDRNKRMKLDKAPWNLEKVLRKGGTHTIWLLISLATALAFVGYFYGVRELVVDLATFNAHPQGVFWVAFFTFATYMNAGFLREQVCKYMCPYARFQSVMYDEDTLAVYYDAKRGETRGPRKKNVDYKAEGMGDCIDCYWCVQVCPVDIDIRDGMQYECINCGLCVDACNSVMDKMGYEQGLIRFTSEDELQGGKTRFLRPRLFGYALILVAMTGLFAQQVMTRSPIEAEITRDRGARMFRESQGQVQNVYTVKINNMDQAPHEFTIKVEGKPEYDYSIRKPKTIYLVPGEMFSVPIRVSVPRDQLKDTKHDIEIVVQAVDNPELVDKHRTVFIGPKQ, from the coding sequence GTGAGTGATTTAATTCCAACCCGTGAGGAACAGGAAGGTGATGGCGAAGTTCGCTATCGCATGCTGTATGAGTCGGAAGACAAAGTCTACATCCGACATATCAAGGGTGTTTTCACCCGTGTTCGCAAATATACCGGCCTGCCTTTGCTGCTGGCTTTCTTCTTCCTACCCTGGATCAATATCGACGGGCGCCAGTCGGTCTTCTTTGATCTCCCCACCCGCCAATTCCATATTTTCTGGACTACTTTCGGCCCCCAGGACGGCTTCCTTTTAGGTTGGCTGCTGATCATTGCCGCCTTCGCGCTGTTTGCGGTCACCACTTTACTGGGCAGGGTGTGGTGTGGCTTCACCTGTCCGCAGACCGTCTGGACCATGATGTTTATCTGGGCAGAAAGGGTTTGTGAAGGCGATCGCAACAAGCGAATGAAGCTCGACAAGGCCCCCTGGAACCTGGAAAAGGTTCTGCGCAAGGGTGGCACACATACCATCTGGCTGTTGATCTCGCTGGCAACTGCACTGGCCTTTGTGGGTTATTTCTACGGTGTGCGCGAGCTGGTCGTGGATCTGGCGACGTTTAACGCGCACCCGCAGGGTGTTTTCTGGGTCGCTTTCTTCACTTTTGCCACCTATATGAACGCCGGCTTCCTGCGTGAGCAGGTGTGTAAATACATGTGCCCCTATGCCCGTTTCCAGTCGGTGATGTACGACGAGGATACGCTGGCGGTTTACTACGATGCCAAGCGGGGTGAGACCCGTGGTCCGCGCAAAAAGAACGTGGATTACAAGGCGGAAGGTATGGGCGACTGTATCGACTGCTACTGGTGTGTTCAGGTGTGTCCGGTGGATATCGATATCCGCGACGGCATGCAGTACGAATGTATTAACTGTGGCCTCTGTGTCGATGCGTGTAACAGCGTGATGGACAAGATGGGCTATGAGCAGGGCTTGATTCGCTTCACCTCTGAGGACGAATTGCAGGGTGGAAAGACCCGCTTCCTGCGCCCGCGCCTATTTGGCTACGCGTTGATATTGGTTGCGATGACCGGTCTGTTTGCACAGCAAGTGATGACTCGAAGCCCAATCGAGGCAGAAATCACTCGCGACCGCGGTGCTCGTATGTTCCGTGAGTCCCAGGGGCAGGTGCAAAACGTCTACACGGTGAAAATCAACAATATGGACCAGGCTCCCCACGAATTCACCATCAAGGTGGAAGGCAAGCCTGAATACGATTACTCCATTCGCAAGCCGAAGACGATTTACCTGGTGCCTGGAGAGATGTTCTCCGTTCCCATTCGGGTAAGCGTTCCCAGAGACCAGCTGAAGGATACCAAGCACGATATCGAGATTGTTGTCCAAGCAGTCGACAATCCTGAGCTGGTTGATAAGCACCGAACGGTGTTTATTGGTCCAAAGCAGTAG
- a CDS encoding FixH family protein — protein sequence MNEPTPKPWYREPWAWMVLAPLITVVVVSTITVSIAVRFADDKVSDTYYKDSRMYHFSAEQDLRAKELGLAALVQFQPSEKSVVVELNGDLDYPKALLLTLSHPVESDLDKHIELSQLSVGRYQGTLPEGVGNRWYLRLMPELDPDAHQDANWRLKGEINFDLGNAAPLNAVTQ from the coding sequence ATGAATGAACCAACCCCAAAACCCTGGTACCGGGAACCTTGGGCGTGGATGGTACTGGCCCCACTGATTACAGTGGTGGTTGTCTCCACAATTACAGTCTCGATAGCGGTGCGCTTTGCTGACGATAAAGTCAGTGATACTTACTACAAAGACAGCCGCATGTATCACTTCAGCGCCGAGCAGGACTTGCGCGCGAAAGAGCTGGGTCTGGCCGCTTTGGTCCAGTTTCAGCCGTCTGAAAAATCGGTTGTCGTGGAGCTGAATGGCGACCTCGACTACCCCAAGGCCCTACTGCTCACATTGAGCCATCCGGTGGAGTCTGACCTGGATAAGCATATCGAGCTCTCCCAGCTCTCCGTGGGCCGCTACCAGGGCACCTTGCCTGAAGGCGTTGGGAATCGCTGGTATCTCCGCTTGATGCCGGAACTCGATCCCGATGCGCATCAGGACGCCAACTGGCGCCTGAAAGGTGAAATCAACTTCGATCTCGGCAATGCCGCGCCACTGAACGCAGTAACTCAATGA
- a CDS encoding heavy metal translocating P-type ATPase encodes MTSSSSSCYHCGLPVPPGSNHSVVIDGAARDMCCPGCEAVASAIVSGGLDGFYRFREKESDRPEEAQPQDRWAAYDLPEVQQQFVHDWDNGNKIASLLISGITCAACVWLIEKHLGQLDGIEKVSVNASTQRAQIGFNPDKIKPSELFGELERIGYRPAPATAANQESVIQSEHRAALRRLGVAGLGTMQVMMFAIALYFGAAAEEGVGEFERYFRWVSLLVATPVVFYAARPFFSAALRSLRARHLSMDVPVSLAIGMAYVASFYATVFGTGEVYFESISMFTFFLLLGRTVEMRARHRAGLASGGLAQLLPMTAAKYQGDDIVHVPVAALVAGDKVLLRPGDTVPADGEVLEGVSGVDESLLSGESALQQKSAGSPVYAGSVNGDSTLTIRITAAGQSTRLSAIERLVERAQLDKPNQVALADRVAGIFVGVVLFAALAAFVVWWQIDPSRAFWVSLSVLVVTCPCALSLATPAALASATLRLQQLGLLVAGGSLLETLPRIGRVLFDKTGTLTRGEPRILHIDLLRANWSEQRVKDVAAALESQTNHPLARAFRAWRGNLIATDLKVHTGAGLKGQIEGVVTDWVRRALSPVRIFPRPKGRGSGYCSATPWALLPGLRWGISYGTRQPPLLRV; translated from the coding sequence ATGACTTCGTCTTCCTCCTCCTGTTATCACTGCGGACTCCCAGTCCCTCCCGGCAGCAACCACTCGGTGGTTATCGACGGGGCCGCCCGGGATATGTGTTGTCCAGGCTGTGAGGCGGTAGCCAGCGCTATCGTTTCCGGTGGTCTGGATGGCTTTTATCGCTTCCGGGAGAAGGAGAGCGACAGGCCGGAGGAAGCTCAACCCCAGGACCGCTGGGCGGCATACGATTTGCCGGAAGTGCAGCAGCAGTTTGTCCACGATTGGGATAACGGCAACAAGATAGCCTCGCTGTTGATTAGCGGTATTACCTGTGCGGCCTGTGTGTGGCTGATAGAAAAGCACCTGGGGCAGTTGGACGGGATTGAGAAGGTCTCTGTCAACGCCAGTACCCAGCGTGCCCAGATCGGTTTTAATCCCGACAAGATCAAACCCAGTGAGCTGTTTGGCGAACTGGAACGGATTGGCTACCGGCCGGCCCCGGCTACTGCGGCCAACCAGGAAAGTGTGATCCAGAGCGAGCACCGCGCCGCCCTGCGCCGCCTGGGTGTCGCCGGACTCGGCACCATGCAGGTGATGATGTTTGCCATCGCCCTGTATTTTGGTGCTGCAGCGGAAGAGGGTGTCGGTGAGTTTGAGCGCTACTTCCGCTGGGTTTCCCTGCTGGTGGCGACGCCAGTGGTTTTCTATGCGGCGCGCCCATTTTTCAGTGCCGCTTTGCGCAGTCTGCGCGCCCGACACCTGAGTATGGATGTGCCAGTGTCCCTGGCGATTGGTATGGCCTATGTCGCCAGCTTTTACGCCACGGTATTCGGCACCGGCGAGGTGTACTTTGAATCTATCTCCATGTTCACCTTCTTCCTGCTGTTGGGACGAACGGTGGAGATGCGCGCCCGCCACCGGGCGGGCTTAGCCAGCGGTGGTTTGGCTCAGTTGCTGCCGATGACGGCGGCCAAATATCAAGGGGACGATATTGTCCATGTACCGGTGGCCGCATTGGTCGCTGGGGATAAAGTTTTGTTGCGCCCGGGAGACACTGTCCCCGCCGATGGGGAGGTGCTGGAGGGCGTTAGTGGTGTGGATGAATCCCTGCTCAGCGGTGAATCGGCACTGCAACAGAAGTCTGCTGGCAGCCCGGTTTATGCCGGTAGTGTCAACGGCGATTCCACCCTGACTATTCGAATCACGGCAGCGGGGCAGTCGACTCGCTTGTCCGCTATTGAGCGCCTGGTAGAACGGGCGCAATTAGATAAACCCAACCAAGTGGCCCTGGCAGATCGGGTTGCGGGTATTTTTGTCGGTGTCGTTTTATTCGCGGCACTGGCGGCGTTTGTTGTCTGGTGGCAAATCGACCCCAGTCGCGCTTTTTGGGTATCTCTGTCTGTGCTGGTGGTGACTTGCCCCTGCGCACTGTCGCTGGCAACTCCTGCTGCCCTGGCTTCCGCCACCCTGCGTTTACAGCAGTTGGGGCTTCTTGTGGCTGGAGGCAGTCTACTGGAAACGCTGCCGCGTATCGGCCGGGTGCTGTTCGACAAGACCGGTACTCTGACGCGCGGTGAGCCGAGAATCCTGCATATTGATTTGCTGCGGGCCAACTGGAGCGAGCAGCGGGTTAAGGATGTTGCCGCTGCCCTGGAATCCCAGACCAATCACCCCCTGGCCAGGGCCTTCCGCGCCTGGCGTGGCAATCTCATCGCCACTGATCTGAAAGTTCATACCGGGGCCGGCCTGAAAGGGCAGATTGAGGGGGTAGTTACCGACTGGGTAAGGCGAGCTTTGTCTCCAGTGAGGATATTTCCACGCCCGAAGGGGAGGGGCAGTGGCTACTGCTCGGCGACTCCCTGGGCCCTATTGCCTGGATTGCGTTGGGGGATAAGTTACGGGACTCGGCAACCACCGCTGTTGAGGGTTTGA